From Paenibacillus polymyxa, the proteins below share one genomic window:
- the ribB gene encoding 3,4-dihydroxy-2-butanone-4-phosphate synthase, with the protein MDRGIQTSATTNIMEQDELHHDEEIRLDSIEEALEDLKNGKVVIVVDDEQRENEGDFIALAEKASPEVINFMITEGRGLVCVPITQHRAKALELHPMVEQNTDYHGTAFTVSVDHIKTTTGISAAERSLTVRALADEAITGSDFRKPGHMFPLIARDGGVLERAGHTEAAVDLARLSGFKPAGVICEIIKEDGSMARLPDLVVIAKRHQLKLISIQHLIDYRRRLSL; encoded by the coding sequence ATGGATAGAGGCATCCAAACAAGTGCAACGACAAACATCATGGAGCAGGATGAGTTGCACCACGACGAAGAGATTCGATTGGATTCCATCGAAGAAGCATTGGAGGATTTAAAGAACGGCAAAGTCGTTATTGTAGTGGATGATGAACAGCGGGAAAATGAAGGCGACTTTATCGCTTTGGCTGAAAAAGCATCGCCCGAGGTGATCAATTTCATGATTACAGAAGGTCGCGGATTGGTCTGTGTGCCGATCACACAGCACCGAGCCAAGGCATTGGAATTGCATCCTATGGTAGAGCAAAACACAGATTATCACGGTACCGCCTTTACGGTATCGGTAGATCATATAAAGACAACAACGGGGATTTCAGCGGCCGAGCGCTCTTTGACTGTTCGTGCCTTAGCCGACGAAGCAATCACGGGAAGCGATTTTCGCAAACCTGGTCACATGTTCCCGCTAATTGCTCGCGATGGTGGGGTCTTGGAGCGTGCCGGTCATACTGAAGCGGCTGTCGACCTGGCCCGACTCAGCGGCTTTAAGCCTGCCGGGGTCATTTGCGAAATTATAAAGGAAGATGGTTCGATGGCCCGCTTACCTGATTTGGTCGTGATCGCCAAGCGACATCAATTGAAGCTGATTAGCATTCAGCATTTAATCGACTACCGTCGTCGTTTGTCATTGTAA
- a CDS encoding IDEAL domain-containing protein, which yields MIKLNTVEIIEIIKKQIPKVMNITPVELKFTDDFGRASLAATEHKFTLTNQHYSAKVMDCVLETQVRPILMCEIIYFLKCEFIDGYVDVRLDYEACSEGERGPVASAVITFDHDTQLGVDELADLIDLALHMNDKTWFEELSTQYVKSKAEASIR from the coding sequence ATGATTAAGCTGAATACAGTTGAAATAATTGAAATTATAAAGAAGCAAATCCCCAAGGTTATGAACATCACGCCAGTGGAACTCAAGTTTACGGATGATTTTGGACGGGCATCGCTGGCGGCAACAGAACACAAATTCACGCTGACGAACCAGCATTATTCTGCCAAGGTGATGGATTGCGTGTTAGAAACACAAGTGCGCCCTATTTTAATGTGTGAAATTATTTATTTTCTAAAATGCGAGTTTATTGATGGGTATGTGGATGTAAGACTGGATTATGAAGCATGTTCTGAGGGAGAGCGAGGACCTGTTGCTTCAGCTGTCATTACCTTTGATCATGATACGCAGCTTGGAGTCGACGAACTGGCCGATCTGATTGACCTGGCGCTTCATATGAATGATAAAACCTGGTTTGAGGAACTCTCCACTCAATATGTCAAAAGCAAAGCAGAAGCTTCGATTAGATAA
- a CDS encoding protein-glutamine gamma-glutamyltransferase, translating into MQRLQFEMILRSRIVESAQALHQSGVSFATFATARCNPQFWELTEKGGFRIKAGVTPAQGIRDIFINGQQYAFECATAMVIVLYKGVLDSILESEFNQIFADMLLYDWHYDSDLRLIQQQGSHKAVPGDILYFNNPDVSSDSLEWKGENVVKLKEDSFYGHGIGILPAQGIIDSLNQHRRPDATVSAYLTNEVIYPDFVYLSQFASEENRENELSVNTFYYQEFSHCIHAVIGGRQYIQE; encoded by the coding sequence ATGCAGCGATTACAGTTTGAAATGATTTTAAGATCGCGGATTGTAGAGTCCGCACAAGCATTACATCAAAGTGGTGTATCCTTTGCCACTTTTGCTACCGCGCGTTGCAACCCGCAATTTTGGGAGTTAACGGAAAAAGGCGGTTTTCGGATCAAAGCAGGTGTTACTCCCGCGCAGGGGATCAGAGATATCTTTATAAACGGTCAACAATACGCTTTTGAATGTGCAACAGCAATGGTTATTGTGTTGTACAAAGGAGTACTGGATTCCATTCTGGAAAGTGAGTTTAATCAGATTTTTGCAGATATGCTGTTGTATGATTGGCACTATGACAGTGATCTCAGGCTTATACAACAGCAAGGCAGCCATAAAGCAGTACCTGGGGACATCCTGTATTTCAACAATCCAGATGTGTCGTCAGATTCATTGGAATGGAAGGGAGAAAATGTCGTCAAATTGAAGGAAGATTCATTCTATGGCCATGGGATTGGCATCTTGCCGGCTCAAGGTATTATTGATTCTCTTAATCAACATCGTCGCCCCGATGCCACGGTATCTGCTTATTTGACAAATGAAGTGATCTACCCAGACTTCGTTTACCTATCACAGTTCGCATCCGAAGAAAACCGAGAAAATGAACTATCAGTGAATACATTTTATTACCAAGAATTCAGTCACTGTATACATGCTGTCATTGGCGGAAGGCAGTATATTCAGGAATAG
- the ribE gene encoding 6,7-dimethyl-8-ribityllumazine synthase, giving the protein MARFLEGNLVSNGLKYGIVVGRFNEFITSKLLSGALDALQRHGAQEGEIDVAWVPGAFEISLIAQKMAASGKYDAVITLGTVIRGSTSHYDIVCNEVAKGVAASSLKTGVPIIFGVVTTENIEQAIERAGTKAGNKGWDSALAAIEMANLGKQF; this is encoded by the coding sequence ATGGCACGTTTTCTGGAAGGTAATCTCGTATCGAATGGTTTAAAGTATGGTATTGTGGTGGGCAGATTTAATGAATTTATTACAAGCAAACTGTTGAGCGGTGCACTTGATGCACTTCAACGACATGGTGCACAGGAAGGTGAAATTGATGTAGCGTGGGTGCCGGGTGCATTTGAAATATCGCTTATTGCACAAAAAATGGCCGCAAGTGGAAAGTATGATGCTGTCATTACGCTTGGCACGGTTATCCGTGGTTCTACTTCACACTATGATATCGTCTGCAATGAAGTGGCCAAGGGTGTGGCGGCAAGCAGTCTGAAAACGGGTGTCCCTATTATTTTTGGTGTAGTGACTACGGAAAATATTGAGCAGGCCATAGAACGGGCAGGTACAAAGGCTGGTAATAAAGGTTGGGATTCTGCGCTGGCTGCGATTGAAATGGCCAATCTCGGTAAGCAGTTCTAA
- a CDS encoding DUF2953 domain-containing protein — MWKWISIAIIIVIFIVLAILLSRIRLKLEIAKHDNDDRAHLEIRFLYGLIKMDYDIPAILITGLKKGLLYRLDRNKNIHKTDASVDSGNIDTEKIKQFIHDIRILLKGTQSLQRWLRHTLAHVTVSKMEWSTNISLADAAYTATSTGMLWGLKTSLIGFASSIVRMECTPKVFVVPYWVDRLRFTTILNCEAKISFGYLIFSMLRLAFRIWRVPGGIEAWKRVISKAPENHQANSKE; from the coding sequence GTGTGGAAATGGATCAGTATCGCCATCATCATCGTTATATTCATTGTACTGGCTATTCTGCTCTCTCGTATTCGATTGAAGCTGGAAATTGCCAAGCATGACAATGATGATCGGGCGCATCTAGAGATCAGATTTCTATACGGCTTGATCAAAATGGATTACGATATTCCAGCCATTCTCATTACAGGTTTGAAAAAAGGGCTTCTCTATCGGCTTGACCGCAATAAAAATATACATAAAACGGATGCTTCTGTGGATAGCGGAAATATTGATACCGAAAAAATCAAGCAATTTATACATGATATCCGGATTTTGCTCAAGGGTACACAATCCTTACAGCGATGGCTGAGACATACATTGGCTCATGTAACAGTGTCGAAAATGGAGTGGTCTACCAATATTAGTCTGGCTGACGCAGCTTATACAGCGACCTCAACTGGTATGTTGTGGGGATTAAAAACGAGCTTGATCGGTTTTGCCTCCAGCATTGTGCGCATGGAATGTACCCCAAAGGTGTTTGTGGTGCCTTATTGGGTGGACCGGCTACGTTTTACTACCATCTTGAATTGTGAAGCAAAAATATCGTTCGGTTATTTAATCTTTTCCATGCTCAGATTAGCTTTCCGCATATGGCGCGTTCCGGGAGGCATAGAGGCATGGAAGCGGGTTATTTCCAAAGCTCCTGAGAATCATCAAGCCAACAGTAAAGAATAA
- the scpB gene encoding SMC-Scp complex subunit ScpB, whose amino-acid sequence MDYLKLKSIIEGLLFLAGEEGLSTKQIADIVEQQQELVEKCLEDMKQDMEQGGRGLQLVRIAGHYQLATLSEHAPYFEKLAYSPARASLSQAALETLAIVAYRQPITRVEIEEIRGVKSERAIHTLVNKELIEEKGRAEAIGRPILYGTTKSFLDYFGLGSLEDLPQPEQFEDSDNLEEETQLLFERLESSQPTENDSDPES is encoded by the coding sequence ATGGATTATCTGAAGCTGAAATCAATTATTGAGGGGCTACTGTTTCTCGCGGGAGAGGAAGGGTTGTCCACCAAGCAGATCGCCGACATTGTAGAACAGCAGCAAGAGCTGGTTGAAAAGTGTCTGGAGGATATGAAACAGGATATGGAGCAAGGAGGAAGAGGTCTGCAGCTTGTCCGTATTGCTGGTCATTATCAGCTTGCAACTTTATCCGAACATGCACCTTATTTTGAAAAGCTCGCCTACTCTCCTGCACGTGCCTCATTGTCTCAGGCTGCTTTGGAGACACTGGCCATTGTGGCCTACCGCCAGCCCATTACAAGAGTTGAAATCGAAGAGATTCGAGGTGTCAAATCCGAGCGGGCCATACATACACTGGTCAACAAGGAGCTCATTGAAGAGAAAGGTCGAGCTGAGGCCATCGGACGACCAATATTGTACGGAACGACGAAATCATTTTTGGATTATTTCGGTCTAGGCTCTCTTGAAGATCTACCGCAACCGGAGCAGTTCGAGGATTCAGACAATTTAGAAGAAGAGACACAGCTATTGTTCGAGCGTCTGGAGAGTAGCCAGCCTACGGAGAACGATTCGGATCCGGAATCTTAA
- a CDS encoding 2-oxoacid:acceptor oxidoreductase family protein, whose product MSILTRTNRLGFFEIRLESIGGLGANLAGKMLAETGVLGLGLNASNFSSYGSEKKGSPVKSFVRFCEPEVDIRDHSPIEQPHVVGIFHETLYKTVNVISGLPADGIVVVNSTRPAEEIRADLGLVSGTLAVVDAMGIALEERTKLNTSMLGALFRVCDFLDPEAMRSVIRSTFEKKNPQLVEPNLRTFNRGFEEMELHVYPVTDDAQDRVFERPQPLLGYETQLLGGVIATQGNSMTRDVSGSRQGYVPEYEADKCTHCAKCDSICPDYCFVWEEQADKRGRMMPFLQGIDYQYCKGCLKCVDICPSGALSSRREQWGWAEQHRVAHQFPVYEGGRA is encoded by the coding sequence TTGTCTATTTTAACTCGCACAAATCGACTCGGATTTTTTGAAATCCGGCTGGAATCCATTGGTGGACTCGGCGCTAATCTGGCTGGCAAAATGTTAGCCGAAACCGGGGTGCTTGGTCTAGGGCTGAATGCTTCAAATTTCTCATCCTATGGTTCGGAAAAGAAGGGAAGTCCGGTTAAAAGCTTTGTTCGCTTTTGTGAGCCGGAGGTGGATATTCGGGATCACAGTCCGATTGAGCAACCGCATGTGGTAGGCATTTTCCATGAAACATTATACAAAACGGTAAATGTGATCAGCGGACTGCCAGCGGATGGGATTGTAGTGGTCAATTCCACACGTCCGGCAGAAGAAATACGGGCTGATTTGGGACTGGTATCCGGTACATTAGCAGTGGTCGATGCAATGGGGATCGCACTGGAAGAGCGAACCAAATTGAATACGTCCATGCTGGGGGCCTTGTTCCGTGTCTGTGATTTCTTAGATCCGGAAGCAATGAGATCGGTTATACGCAGTACCTTTGAAAAGAAAAATCCACAGTTGGTAGAACCTAATCTGCGTACGTTTAACCGTGGATTTGAGGAAATGGAACTACACGTATATCCGGTTACGGATGACGCGCAGGATCGGGTTTTTGAACGTCCGCAGCCTTTGCTGGGGTACGAAACGCAATTACTGGGAGGCGTTATTGCGACTCAGGGAAACAGTATGACGAGAGATGTTAGTGGTTCACGTCAGGGTTATGTGCCTGAATATGAAGCTGATAAATGTACCCATTGTGCCAAGTGTGATTCGATCTGCCCGGATTACTGTTTTGTATGGGAAGAGCAAGCAGACAAACGCGGAAGAATGATGCCGTTTTTGCAAGGGATTGATTACCAGTATTGCAAAGGATGTCTGAAATGTGTAGATATTTGCCCATCGGGGGCGTTAAGCTCGCGTCGCGAGCAATGGGGCTGGGCGGAGCAGCATCGTGTTGCCCACCAATTTCCGGTATATGAAGGAGGGCGTGCGTAA
- a CDS encoding thiamine pyrophosphate-dependent enzyme, whose product MAKLEEELKQTGAAQVTTFESGNEMAATAAAQINYHMMGYFPITPSTEVAQYLDQMKTRGQHNIKLVAADGEHGSAGICYGAAAAGARVVNATSSQGFLYMLEQLPVQSGTRFPMVMNLVTRAVSGPLDIRGDHSDLYYGLNTGWVILAASTPQAVYDMNIMALKIAEHSDVRLPVMVAYDGFYTSHQKRKVQYFADAETVRDFVGPNPNLNYPNITDFDHPVTVGAHMNGDDLTNNHVQLSEALKLSEGVYEQVVAEYAALSGREYPILDLYHMEDAEVAVFLLNSAAESAKDVADQLRARGIKAGVIRPNIIRPFPAAQLREALRHVKALLVGERADSYGSDGGNLTHEIKAALQEDPLNQTLVLSRIFGLGGKDFYAEDAEAFFQLAIEAVEAGRAEKPFDYYGINPGSADKVMPQVMQPPRGNAYRTGLIQVTPDEATGKLKVKVPPLRSLTTKPRRLTPGHGACPGCGALSALELFFKGIEGDIVVLFQTGCVYVVTTGYPYTSHKQPMIHNLFQNGAATLSGALEAYMEMKRRNEIEMSDDPTFIMISGDGGMDIGMGSAIGAALRNHKLIMLEYDNEGYMNTGSQQSYSTPMGHMTSTSGVGKMQKGKQGHHKDTVQIMAACNIPYAFTAAESHPQDMLRKAAKAQWYANNVGTAYGKILCACPLNWKSEDRLGTSIVGAAVESCFFPLYEIEQGSTTITYNPEDKGKRIPAAEWLKLMGKTKHLLKEEATLATFEQEIERRWTILKKKHEISEL is encoded by the coding sequence ATGGCAAAACTGGAGGAGGAACTCAAACAGACGGGCGCCGCACAAGTGACAACGTTCGAATCCGGTAATGAAATGGCAGCTACGGCGGCTGCGCAGATCAATTATCATATGATGGGATATTTCCCGATCACTCCATCGACCGAGGTAGCGCAGTATCTGGATCAAATGAAAACGCGTGGTCAGCATAATATTAAACTGGTTGCAGCCGATGGAGAACACGGATCGGCAGGGATTTGTTATGGAGCTGCGGCAGCTGGAGCGCGGGTTGTGAACGCCACCAGTTCGCAAGGTTTCCTGTACATGCTGGAGCAGTTGCCTGTTCAGTCAGGTACCCGTTTCCCTATGGTTATGAACCTGGTGACAAGAGCTGTCAGTGGTCCCTTGGATATTCGGGGGGATCATTCGGACCTGTATTATGGTTTGAATACAGGCTGGGTCATTTTGGCGGCAAGTACGCCACAGGCTGTGTATGATATGAACATCATGGCCCTGAAAATCGCAGAGCATAGCGATGTACGGTTGCCTGTAATGGTCGCATACGACGGTTTTTATACATCTCATCAAAAACGTAAAGTGCAATATTTTGCCGATGCAGAGACCGTGCGCGATTTTGTAGGCCCCAACCCGAACCTGAATTATCCGAATATTACGGATTTTGATCATCCTGTCACTGTGGGTGCGCATATGAACGGTGATGACCTGACGAATAATCACGTTCAACTGTCCGAAGCGTTGAAGCTTTCAGAAGGAGTATATGAGCAGGTAGTAGCAGAATATGCTGCTTTATCCGGTCGGGAATATCCGATTTTGGACCTGTATCATATGGAGGATGCTGAGGTTGCGGTATTTCTGCTGAATTCGGCGGCTGAATCGGCCAAGGATGTGGCGGATCAACTCCGTGCGCGTGGCATTAAAGCTGGTGTGATTCGTCCGAATATCATCCGGCCGTTCCCAGCCGCACAACTGCGGGAGGCGTTGCGCCATGTCAAGGCGCTGTTGGTGGGTGAACGTGCAGATTCGTACGGGTCGGATGGCGGTAATTTGACGCACGAAATTAAGGCGGCGTTGCAGGAGGACCCACTGAATCAAACCCTCGTATTGAGCCGTATCTTTGGCTTGGGAGGAAAGGATTTTTATGCGGAAGATGCAGAGGCGTTCTTCCAGCTTGCGATTGAGGCGGTAGAGGCTGGACGAGCGGAGAAGCCCTTTGATTATTACGGGATTAATCCGGGTTCAGCGGACAAGGTGATGCCGCAAGTCATGCAGCCACCACGTGGCAATGCATACCGTACGGGTCTGATTCAGGTTACGCCGGATGAGGCGACCGGGAAGCTCAAAGTCAAGGTACCACCTCTGCGTTCGTTAACAACCAAACCACGCCGTCTTACTCCGGGTCATGGGGCTTGTCCTGGTTGTGGAGCCTTGTCTGCACTAGAACTGTTTTTTAAAGGGATTGAAGGCGACATTGTTGTACTGTTCCAGACTGGCTGCGTATATGTGGTGACGACAGGGTACCCATACACATCACACAAGCAACCGATGATCCATAATCTTTTTCAAAACGGGGCCGCTACCCTTTCAGGAGCGCTGGAAGCTTACATGGAGATGAAGCGACGTAATGAAATTGAGATGTCGGATGATCCGACCTTTATCATGATCAGTGGTGACGGCGGGATGGATATTGGTATGGGTTCTGCGATTGGTGCGGCTCTGCGTAACCATAAACTGATCATGCTGGAATATGATAACGAGGGATACATGAATACAGGCTCTCAGCAATCGTACTCCACTCCAATGGGGCATATGACGAGTACGTCGGGTGTAGGGAAAATGCAAAAAGGGAAACAAGGGCATCATAAGGATACTGTGCAAATTATGGCCGCCTGTAACATCCCGTATGCCTTTACAGCAGCCGAAAGTCATCCGCAGGATATGCTGCGCAAAGCCGCCAAGGCTCAATGGTACGCCAACAACGTGGGTACGGCATATGGTAAAATTCTGTGCGCCTGCCCACTCAACTGGAAATCCGAAGACAGATTGGGTACTAGCATCGTGGGCGCCGCAGTCGAGTCTTGCTTCTTTCCTTTGTACGAAATCGAGCAAGGGAGCACGACGATTACGTACAATCCGGAAGACAAGGGAAAACGGATTCCAGCCGCAGAATGGCTGAAATTAATGGGTAAAACGAAGCATCTTCTCAAAGAGGAAGCAACGCTGGCTACCTTTGAGCAGGAGATTGAGCGTCGCTGGACTATCCTGAAAAAGAAACATGAAATTTCGGAGTTATAA
- the ribE gene encoding riboflavin synthase, which produces MFTGLVEEVGRIQSISKSGEAMVLGISGSVVLDDLKIGDSVSVNGVCLTAIQIGTKDFKVDVMPETFRSSNLRELRSGSRVNLERAMAASGRFGGHIVQGHVDGTGTIRGVTSEQNAVVFEVEPSDQALFKYVLLKGSITIDGISLTVAQRTRNSFAVSIIPHTLAETALQAKREGDTVNIECDILGKYVEQLLHYRGSASTERADQAPLSLDYLAKHGFA; this is translated from the coding sequence ATGTTTACCGGATTGGTCGAGGAAGTGGGTCGCATTCAAAGTATTTCCAAAAGTGGTGAAGCGATGGTGCTAGGTATTTCGGGTTCTGTGGTATTGGACGATTTGAAAATAGGCGACAGTGTCTCGGTGAATGGTGTTTGCCTGACGGCAATACAGATTGGTACTAAAGATTTTAAGGTTGATGTGATGCCTGAGACTTTTCGCAGCAGTAATCTAAGGGAACTCAGATCCGGCAGTCGAGTCAATTTGGAGCGGGCGATGGCGGCGAGTGGAAGATTCGGAGGACATATCGTACAGGGACATGTGGACGGGACGGGTACGATTCGCGGAGTGACATCAGAGCAGAATGCGGTAGTGTTCGAAGTTGAGCCTTCTGATCAAGCATTATTTAAATATGTTCTTCTCAAAGGGTCAATTACAATTGATGGTATCAGCCTCACAGTCGCGCAGCGGACGAGAAATAGCTTTGCTGTATCTATTATCCCCCACACCTTAGCCGAAACGGCCTTACAAGCCAAACGTGAGGGAGATACCGTGAATATTGAATGCGATATATTGGGCAAATATGTGGAGCAACTTTTACATTACAGAGGTTCAGCGTCGACGGAGAGAGCCGATCAAGCCCCACTTAGTTTGGACTATTTGGCGAAACACGGCTTTGCCTGA
- a CDS encoding segregation and condensation protein A yields MTVVNYKLETFEGPLDLLLHLIDKAEIDIQDIPISDITDQYMAFLHSMQELELDITSEFLVMAATLLSIKSKLLLPKPPVMEYDDLDFYEEEDYDPREELVRKLVEYRKYKGIARHLSEREWERSLIYGKEPEDLSAFLPTEPANPVHGLHASDLVAAFQRALRKAERRTTVTRVHRDEISVKDRIRQVIGALEKVGNGGRLLFSKLMHEDMYRHEVVVTFLAILELMKMKQIFCYQEKLFDDIVMEWRGDLRVNGLSEAEINY; encoded by the coding sequence TTGACAGTCGTAAATTACAAGCTGGAAACATTCGAGGGTCCGCTGGATCTACTGTTGCATCTGATTGATAAAGCCGAGATCGACATTCAGGATATCCCGATTAGCGATATTACTGATCAGTACATGGCTTTTTTGCACAGTATGCAGGAGCTGGAGCTGGACATTACAAGCGAGTTTCTAGTGATGGCGGCGACGCTCTTATCCATTAAGAGTAAATTGTTGCTTCCCAAGCCACCTGTGATGGAATATGACGATTTGGATTTTTATGAAGAAGAAGACTATGATCCACGTGAGGAACTGGTTCGCAAGCTGGTGGAGTATCGTAAATACAAAGGGATTGCTCGCCATCTGAGCGAACGGGAGTGGGAACGTAGTCTGATTTATGGCAAGGAGCCGGAAGATTTGAGCGCATTCCTGCCAACCGAACCCGCAAATCCGGTGCATGGGCTGCATGCGAGCGATTTGGTCGCGGCCTTTCAGCGTGCATTGCGCAAAGCTGAACGACGTACGACGGTAACCCGTGTTCATCGGGACGAAATTTCAGTCAAGGACCGTATCCGGCAAGTTATCGGGGCGCTAGAGAAGGTGGGGAATGGAGGACGGCTGCTGTTCTCCAAGCTGATGCATGAGGATATGTATCGGCATGAGGTGGTTGTAACCTTTTTGGCTATCCTTGAATTGATGAAAATGAAGCAAATCTTCTGTTATCAGGAGAAGCTTTTCGATGATATTGTAATGGAGTGGAGAGGGGATTTACGGGTTAATGGATTATCTGAAGCTGAAATCAATTATTGA
- a CDS encoding D-alanyl-D-alanine carboxypeptidase family protein yields MFKKKQHIHADHIHYKNKARAFVLPLALMLILSLPLTLLSPQPVLGAMRTEATPPTLGTHAQAASLIDVTSGRIIYSAEGDRELRIASLTKIMTAIVAIEHGRLQDRVKVSSTAYAKEGSSLFLQMGEQMTLENMLYGLMLRSGNDAASAIAEHVGGTEEGFVHLMNDKAVQLGLNHTHFANPHGLDADGHYSSANDMARLTAYALHNPTFARIVKTELKKAPNPNDSWDYSWHNKNKMLRLYEGADGVKTGYTKKAFRCLVSSATREGRQLAAVTLNDGDDWNDHARMLDYGFRYYPLIPITDKQQSIEGYPLLTGASFSYPLHEGEKTQLHKRLVLFKNSASAGRADVSFGLRGRVEFLLEGKLIGSVPVYEKGSKLPAQTTVQPQQEAPTAQAPANHTQQRGWTSKWNEILENLFGA; encoded by the coding sequence ATGTTTAAAAAAAAACAACATATCCATGCGGACCACATCCATTATAAGAATAAGGCACGCGCATTTGTTTTGCCGCTAGCGCTTATGCTTATTTTGTCATTGCCGCTTACATTGCTGAGTCCACAGCCTGTTCTGGGAGCAATGAGAACAGAAGCAACACCGCCCACGTTAGGAACTCATGCCCAGGCTGCTTCTTTAATTGATGTCACTTCAGGACGGATCATATATTCAGCCGAAGGTGACCGGGAGCTCCGTATAGCTAGCCTAACCAAAATTATGACTGCGATTGTAGCCATTGAACATGGACGCTTGCAGGACCGAGTAAAGGTGAGTTCAACGGCGTATGCCAAAGAAGGATCTTCGCTTTTTCTGCAGATGGGTGAACAAATGACGCTGGAAAATATGCTGTATGGCTTAATGCTCCGTTCTGGTAATGATGCAGCTTCTGCCATTGCAGAGCATGTGGGTGGAACAGAAGAGGGATTTGTCCATTTAATGAATGACAAGGCGGTTCAGCTTGGGCTAAACCATACACATTTTGCTAATCCTCATGGGCTGGATGCCGACGGACATTATTCCTCAGCCAACGATATGGCCCGGCTCACCGCTTATGCGCTGCATAATCCAACTTTTGCCCGTATCGTAAAAACAGAACTGAAAAAAGCACCGAACCCCAACGATTCCTGGGACTACTCATGGCATAATAAAAACAAAATGCTGCGGCTGTATGAGGGAGCTGACGGTGTAAAAACAGGCTATACTAAAAAAGCGTTTCGCTGTCTAGTCAGCTCGGCCACACGTGAGGGGCGTCAGCTGGCTGCTGTTACCTTGAATGACGGGGACGATTGGAATGATCATGCCCGTATGCTTGATTACGGCTTCCGCTATTATCCCCTCATTCCGATTACGGACAAGCAGCAGTCTATTGAGGGTTACCCCCTCTTGACAGGTGCGAGTTTTTCTTATCCTTTACATGAGGGTGAGAAGACTCAATTGCACAAAAGACTGGTATTGTTTAAAAATTCCGCTTCGGCAGGTAGAGCTGACGTGTCTTTTGGTTTGCGAGGACGGGTCGAATTTTTACTGGAAGGTAAATTGATCGGTTCCGTTCCTGTATATGAAAAAGGTAGTAAGCTGCCTGCTCAAACTACTGTGCAGCCACAGCAGGAGGCTCCGACTGCACAAGCTCCTGCAAACCATACTCAGCAACGAGGTTGGACGAGCAAATGGAATGAAATTCTTGAAAATCTGTTTGGAGCATAA
- the ytfJ gene encoding GerW family sporulation protein, whose amino-acid sequence MSDHPIQGLMQTAMENIKAMVDVNTIVGDAVETPDGSVILPISKVGFGFAAGGSDFNVDEESLHTSSSGNHSGKEVHPFGGGSGGGVSIHPIAFLVVGKQGAQIVPLDNQTHLFEKIIDSTPYLIDKVQSIFQNSGSNMQTPPPQVPANANTDQSQSGPAYL is encoded by the coding sequence ATGTCAGATCATCCGATTCAAGGGCTCATGCAAACCGCGATGGAGAACATCAAGGCCATGGTGGACGTGAATACGATTGTGGGAGACGCAGTGGAAACACCCGATGGTTCCGTTATTTTGCCAATCAGTAAGGTAGGATTTGGCTTCGCAGCCGGCGGAAGTGATTTTAACGTAGATGAAGAGTCGCTTCATACTTCCTCATCGGGTAATCATAGTGGGAAGGAAGTACATCCTTTTGGTGGCGGTAGCGGTGGTGGTGTATCTATACATCCCATTGCCTTTCTAGTTGTCGGCAAACAGGGAGCACAAATCGTTCCGTTGGACAATCAAACGCATCTGTTTGAGAAAATCATCGACTCCACACCATACCTGATCGATAAGGTTCAGTCTATCTTCCAGAATTCAGGCAGCAACATGCAGACTCCACCTCCACAGGTACCTGCAAATGCTAATACGGATCAAAGTCAATCTGGACCGGCTTACTTGTAA